Genomic window (Verrucomicrobiia bacterium):
GTTCTTCGTTCCAGCCATTCGCTATCCAACCGTCGCCCGCGGCGCGGCGCGACTGCGCGTCACCGTGACGTCCGCTCACACGACGGCGCAAATCCACGCCCTGAGCCAGGCGTTGCTCGCACTTTCACCTCACCCTTTGGAATTTCAAAATGTCTCTCGCCCCGCTTGTTCAACTTGATCGCGCTTACGTCTGGCATCCGTTCACACAGATGCGCGACTGGCTCAAGCGCGAACCCATTGTCATTACGTCGGGAAAGGGAGCAATGCTGCGCGACGTTTACGGCAACGAATATCTCGATGCCAATTCGTCCATCTGGACGAATCTGCACGGCCATCGGCATCCGAAAATCAATGCGGCAATCATTCGGCAACTGAACAAAATCGCGCACAGTTCCGCGCTGGGCTTCGCCAATGAACCGGCAAGCTTGCTGGCGGCGGAACTGGTGCAGTTGGCCAATAAAATTTGCGATTCGCGGTTTCCGATTCATGGCCCGAAAAACAAGACGACCCGTAAATCTGAAATCGCAAATCCTAAATTGGAAAAAGTGTTTTTCAGTGATAACGGTTCAACCGCGTTGGAAGTCGCCTTAAAACTCGCCTACGAATTTACCCGGCGCACGCGCGGTCACGCCACGCCGCGCAAATCCGCGCAGAAAGCGAACCCACAACCTCGCTTCCTTTCCTTGAGCGGCGCTTATCACGGCGACACCGTCGGAGCCGTTTCGCTCGGACACATTGATCTCTTTCACAAAACCTACGGCGGTCTGCTGTTTCCGACGGATCAAGTAATGGCGCCGGCCTGTTATCGCTGTCGTTTCAACCGAGCCAAACCGCAACGCGCAGACGCGCGCACCTATCGGAAGTGCAACTGGGAATGTGTCACCCAGGTGGAACGGAAATTCGTCGCCCAAAAAAAGCGTGGCAACCCGTATGCCGCCTTCGTTTTTGAACCGCTGATGCAAGGCGCCGCGGGCATGATTCCGCAACCCACCGGCTGGTTACGGCGCGTGGCGGAAATTGCGCGCGCGCATGACGCGCTGCTCATTGCGGATGAAGTCATGACCGGTTTCGGTCGCACCGGCCAAGGTAGCGTAGGCTTCCAGCCTGAGAGTTCAGGCGGCATCCCTGCCGCCTGGTCACGGAACAAGGATGTTCCGCCAACCCGCAGGCAGGATGCCTGCGCTACACTGTTCGCCAGCCATCACGAGGGCGTTCAACCGGACTTCCTTTGTCTCGCCAAGGGACTCACCGGCGGCTATCTGCCGATGGCGGCCACGTTGACCACGCAGCCAGTTTTCAATGCCTTTCTCGGCGAGTATCACGAGTTCAAATCCTTTTTCCACGGACACAGTTTCACCGGCAACCAACTGGGGGCGAGCGCGGCGTTGGCCAGTTTGGAACTCTTGCGGCAGCCGGCTTCCCGCCAAGCCCGCAAGCGACTGGAACAGACGTTTGCCACCGAACTGGAAACGCTCTGGTCGCTGCCGCAGGTCGGAGATATTCGGCGCGTCGGTTTGATTGCGGGAGTCGAGCTGGTGAAAAACTGGCGGACGCGCGCGCCCTATCCGTTAGCCGAGCGGGCCGGCATCCGCGTTTGTGAAGCCATGGCGCAACGTGGGGTTCTGACCCGGCCCGTGGGCAACGTCATTGTGTTAATGCCGCCCTACTGCATGACCGCCGTGCAGATCAAACGCATGATCGCCGCGCTGCACGACGCCATCGCCGAAACGCTGCGATAGCCAGCCGCAGCGGAACGTCAGGAGTTTTTACCCCGGCGCAGCCACGCTCATCAAACGGATGAGTCCAGCCGGGTTCGGTGTTAACTTCACGCACGGAGCTGGCGGGCTTGCCCCCAATCCTCACTGGTAACGCAGAATTACTTTCAGTTGCGGCTCAATGGCCTGCGCCCAGATGGTGTAGCCCTTCTCCGTCAGGTGTAGAAAATCCGGCATGATCTCCTTGGCGAGCGAGCCGTCCGCTTCAATCAATTGCGAGCCAAAGTCCACATAACGGATGGTGTCGCCGTCCGCCAGTTTGGCCAGCGCTTGATTCACTTGCAGCAATTTGCCGCGTTGATGGTTGAACGTCTGGCCGCGTGGGAAAATCCCCAGCAACACCAACTTGGTATTCGGCAAACGAACGCGGATTTCCTTCACGATGGTGACCACGCCTTCCAAAATCTGCGACGCCGAGTATTGCTCAGTGCCGTCCTTGTTGTTGTTGGAGTTGTTCGTGCCAATCATCAAAACGGCCGCTTTGGGCTGCACGCCATCCAATTGCCCGTGGGCGAAGCGCCACAGCACATGCTCGGTGCGATCGCCACTGACACCAAAGTTCAAGCACCGGCGCGCCCCATAAAATCGTTCCCAAACCGCCTTGCCGGCGCCCTCCCAACCTTGCGTGATGGAATCCCCGATGAACACCACGTCGCACGGACCGGGATTATCCTTGGCGCGCTGAATTACCTGGGCTTGGCGGTTCGTGATACCGCCGGTGCGCGACACGGGCACGATGGCTGGATTGACCGAATCATCGGGAGCGGTCCAACCGGAAGTCGGCGCGGAAGCGATAAGTGCAAGCAGAGCAACGAGTGGAAATATCTTTTTCATTTGGCAGAACTCAGGATGCCGAGAGTCAGGCCGCGCTGTCAATGCGCGGGATTGGCTCTTACTTACGAGCCGGAGATGTTGGATTGAATTTCTTTCGCCCCTGACGAGATTTTTCATTCTGGTTGGACAAGTTGCCCAGCCATAAATGGCTGGGCTATTTTCGGAAATGCGTTTCTGTCATTGGCTGCGGTTTCATCGGGCGCGGCCTCGTTCCTGAAAATAGCCCAGTGCTTTAGCGCTGGGTGCAGCGTCAACAACCCGCCCCAGTCCCGTCGGGACGGTAGAAAATTCCTTTCGCCCCTGGCGGGCCTTTGACATTTCGTAAACGATCAATCCAACCATAAATGGCTGGGCTATTTTCAGAAATGCGCTTCTGTCATTCGCTGCGGTTTCATCGGGCGCGGCCTCGTTCCTGAAAATAGCCCAGCGCTTTAGCGCTGGGCGCAGCGCCAATAACCCGTCCCAGTCCCACAGGGACGGTAGAAAATTCCTTTCGCTCCTGGCGGGTCTTTGGCATTTCGTAAACGATCAATCCAATCATGAATGGCGGGTTTTGTCAGAGCATGGTATCAACGCCGATCATTGGACGGTATCGAGTATTTCGCTCAGAACGGCGCTATCCGCCGCCACGTTAATAGCCGCCGACTTGTGGCGGCAGGCATCTTGCCTGCCGTAGAGCCGGGCTTCCAGCCCCGTTGGAACAAACTCTTCCAAAATCATGGCATTCGAAAATCTCATGAGCTTTCAGCATATAACGCCCCATCCGGGTGGCAGGATGCCACCCTCTACGGCAGGCTGGGAAGCCCGCCGCCACGTCAATGGCCGCCGACTTGTTGTTCCTGAATATACTCCTGCTTCAGCCCCAGCTTTTCCGGCGCGTGCAGCACCAGCATCTTTTTGCGCACGTCGCCCGGCACGTCCCGCTGGGTGGCCCGGCTCAAACCCAGCATCAGCAAAATCGCCAGCGGCACGGTCCAGATGGCGGGTTGTTCACACAAAATCCGCAACAGCGGATGTTGCGCCCAGAAATCGTTCATGGGGGCAAACCCGGCAAAGAGTTTCCCCATCGGCCCCGGGTCCGAAGCGAGATTGCTCAGATTGGTCAAGGTGACCGCAATGAGCGCGCAGATGCCACCGGACAACATCCCCACCGCCGCGCCTTTCATCGTCATGCCGCGCCACCAGACCGACATGAACAGCAGCGGAAAATAACTGGCCGCAGCGATGGCAAACGCCTGTCCCACCATGAAATTGATTTCCAGCGGCTCCACCAGGCTGCCCAGCAAAATGGAAACCACCCCGATCAAGACCGAGGCGATCTTGAACATCCGCATCCGTTGTTCGGGCGTGGACTTGGGTTTCAACATGCGCCCATACACATCATGCGCCAATGCGCCGGTCATGCTGACCAACAAACCGCTGAACGTGCTCATGAACGCCGCAAACGCCCCGGCACAGGTGATGCCCGAAAGGATCGAGCCGAGCGGCGCGTATTTTTCATTCAGCAAACGGGGCAGTTCGAGGACGATTTTGTCCGTGCCTTTCGCGCCAATGCCGGAATACAGCTCGGGAAATAGATTGCGCCCCATCACGCCGAACACGGGTGGGAACACGTAAAAGATGCCGATGAGAATCATCACCCACATGGTGGTGCGCTTGGCCGCGCCGCCGTCGGGGTTGGTGTAAAAGCGCACCAGAATGTGCGGCAAACCCGCTGTGCCGCAGATGAGCGCGATGATGAGCGAGTAGGTGTAAAGAAGCGAATAGGGCTTGGCGGCCTCGCCGGTGATGCCCGCGGCCTTGGCGGCTTTGGTTGTGAGCGGGCCAAAGGGGGAAAGCCAGGTGGCATCGCCGGGGGCTTTTTCGGGAAGTGGCTTGCGAACGACAACTGATTCAGCAAGCACCTCTGAACTAGGAAGAACTCGAAATGCGGCATCCCCTACCGCTACAAGACTTAGGTCACAAGCCTCAAACGACTGTTCGATATACTCCTTAAG
Coding sequences:
- a CDS encoding aminotransferase class III-fold pyridoxal phosphate-dependent enzyme: MSLAPLVQLDRAYVWHPFTQMRDWLKREPIVITSGKGAMLRDVYGNEYLDANSSIWTNLHGHRHPKINAAIIRQLNKIAHSSALGFANEPASLLAAELVQLANKICDSRFPIHGPKNKTTRKSEIANPKLEKVFFSDNGSTALEVALKLAYEFTRRTRGHATPRKSAQKANPQPRFLSLSGAYHGDTVGAVSLGHIDLFHKTYGGLLFPTDQVMAPACYRCRFNRAKPQRADARTYRKCNWECVTQVERKFVAQKKRGNPYAAFVFEPLMQGAAGMIPQPTGWLRRVAEIARAHDALLIADEVMTGFGRTGQGSVGFQPESSGGIPAAWSRNKDVPPTRRQDACATLFASHHEGVQPDFLCLAKGLTGGYLPMAATLTTQPVFNAFLGEYHEFKSFFHGHSFTGNQLGASAALASLELLRQPASRQARKRLEQTFATELETLWSLPQVGDIRRVGLIAGVELVKNWRTRAPYPLAERAGIRVCEAMAQRGVLTRPVGNVIVLMPPYCMTAVQIKRMIAALHDAIAETLR
- a CDS encoding GDSL-type esterase/lipase family protein — encoded protein: MKKIFPLVALLALIASAPTSGWTAPDDSVNPAIVPVSRTGGITNRQAQVIQRAKDNPGPCDVVFIGDSITQGWEGAGKAVWERFYGARRCLNFGVSGDRTEHVLWRFAHGQLDGVQPKAAVLMIGTNNSNNNKDGTEQYSASQILEGVVTIVKEIRVRLPNTKLVLLGIFPRGQTFNHQRGKLLQVNQALAKLADGDTIRYVDFGSQLIEADGSLAKEIMPDFLHLTEKGYTIWAQAIEPQLKVILRYQ
- a CDS encoding cation acetate symporter, producing MNIDYYILAFSAITVVVTIWMGFWAAKQARTASDFFVAGRSVSVGWNASAISGEYLSAASFMGIAGMVMSSGYDALWYPVCYACGYLFLLLFIAGPLRRFGAYTIPDFAEGRYDSPLFRKIAVVFVLFIGFFYTMPQMKGAGTTLAYIFPGLPYWAGVVLVGAVITLNVALGGMKGITLVQAFQYWMKMFAISVPIFVLMAVYGSYGKQLEQNNYGMSSRQILMKDLPLPAGIHGKEVSFNFTAVTSDQLLQLYADLTKRTLIPPAKTLAAELDSLLQGKLTKLGLNRPFWPTNLFVGNSSSGATTSQLKEYIEQSFEACDLSLVAVGDAAFRVLPSSEVLAESVVVRKPLPEKAPGDATWLSPFGPLTTKAAKAAGITGEAAKPYSLLYTYSLIIALICGTAGLPHILVRFYTNPDGGAAKRTTMWVMILIGIFYVFPPVFGVMGRNLFPELYSGIGAKGTDKIVLELPRLLNEKYAPLGSILSGITCAGAFAAFMSTFSGLLVSMTGALAHDVYGRMLKPKSTPEQRMRMFKIASVLIGVVSILLGSLVEPLEINFMVGQAFAIAAASYFPLLFMSVWWRGMTMKGAAVGMLSGGICALIAVTLTNLSNLASDPGPMGKLFAGFAPMNDFWAQHPLLRILCEQPAIWTVPLAILLMLGLSRATQRDVPGDVRKKMLVLHAPEKLGLKQEYIQEQQVGGH